From the genome of Lates calcarifer isolate ASB-BC8 unplaced genomic scaffold, TLL_Latcal_v3 _unitig_1152_quiver_589, whole genome shotgun sequence, one region includes:
- the txk gene encoding tyrosine-protein kinase TXK — protein sequence MIHSNHSIHSVFCCCCCAVQTREISTRMELEGRTSLCFQSRRYPGHACRVDRSRRKLPLPPPDDEDGEGGGLLSVVAMYDFSAKEDTDLTLKQGEEYIILHKQDQLWWRAQDKHGNKGFIPSNYVTEKNRIEANSWYCKNITRTEAEQLLRQEDKEGGFVVRESSQKGVYTVSVYTKTLSAGGDIRHYQIKITDTGQFFLAEKHTFNSIPEVIHYHEHNAAGLVTRLRYAVGPMGRCVPATSGFSSEKWEINPSELTFMKELGSGQFGVVRLGKWRSQHRVAIKAIREGAMYEEDFIEEAKVMMRLCHPKLVQLYGVCLQQRPLLIVAEFMENGCLLNFLRQRGRGLREAWLLSMCQDVCEGMEYLEAHSFIHRDLAARNCLVNEHNVVKVSDFGMTRYVLDNQYTSSSGAKFPVKWSPPEVLHYSKYSSKSDVWSFGVVMWEIYSEGRTPFENRSNLEVVNDITRGIRLYRPHRASQPLYAIMYRCWHEKAQGRPPFSELLEEIRKLAENPD from the exons ATGATTCACTCAA ATCACTCCATCCACTCcgtcttctgctgctgctgctgtgcagtaCAGACCAG AGAGATCAGCACCCGCATGGAACTGGAGGGAAGAACCTCGCTGTGTTTCCAGAGCAGACGATACCCAGGACACGCCTGCCGG gTCGACAGGTCGAGGAGGAagctccccctccctcctcctgatGATGAGGATGGTGAAGGCGGGGGGCTGCTGAGTGTCGTCGCCATGTACGACTTCAGCGCCAAAGAAGACACTGACCTCACACTcaaacag GGAGAGGAGTACATCATCCTCCACAAACAAGACCAGCTGTGGTGGAGAGCACAGGACAAACACGG GAATAAAGGCTTCATCCCCAGTAACTAcgtgacagagaaaaacagaattgAGGCAAACTC GTGGTACTGCAAGAACATCACCAGGACAGAAgctgagcagctgctgaggCAGGAG GACAAAGAGGGTGGTTTTGTGGTGCGGGAGTCCAGTCAAAAGGGGGTCTACACCGTCTCTGTTTACACCAAAACATTAAG TGCTGGTGGAGATATTAGGCATTACCAGATCAAAATCACTGACACTGGACAGTTCTTCTTGGCTGAAAAACACACCTTCAACTCCATACCTGAGGTCATACACTACCATGAACACAACGCAGCAG GTCTAGTGACAAGGTTGCGATATGCGGTGGGGCCAATGGGAAGGTGTGTACCTGCCACATCAGGATTCAGCtcag AGAAGTGGGAGATCAATCCCAGCGAGTTGACCTTCATGAAGGAGCTGGGCAGTGGTCAGTTCGGCGTGGTGAGGCTTGGCAAGTGGCGGTCTCAGCACAGAGTGGCCATCAAGGCCATCAGAGAGGGAGCCATGTATGAGGAGGACTTCATCGAGGAGGCCAAGGTCATGAT GAGACTATGCCACCCCAAACTAGTGCAGCTGTACGGAGTTTGCTTGcaacagcgccccctgctgatTGTTGCCGAGTTCATGGAGAATGGCTGCCTGCTGAACTTCTTGCGGCAGAGAGGTAGAGGTCTGAGGGAGGCCTGGCTTCTGTCCATGTGCCAGGACGTATGCGAGGGGATGGAGTATCTGGAGGCTCACAGTTTTATCCACCGAGACCTG GCAGCCAGGAACTGTCTGGTTAATGAGCACAACGTGGTGAAGGTCAGTGACTTTGGAATGACCAG GTACGTTCTAGACAACCAGTACACCAGTTCCAGTGGTGCTAAGTTCCCTGTGAAGTGGTCTCCTCCTGAAGTTCTCCActacagtaaatacagcagCAAGTCTGACGTCTGGTCCTTT ggtgtggtGATGTGGGAGATCTACTCCGAGGGTCGGACTCCATTTGAAAACCGCTCCAACTTGGAAGTGGTCAATGACATCACCAGAGGGATCCGGCTGTACCGACCGCACCGAGCCTCACAACCACTGTACGCCATCATGTACCGCTGCTGGCACGAG